Genomic window (Pyrus communis chromosome 13, drPyrComm1.1, whole genome shotgun sequence):
gtgagagattttaggttcgatttttgctAAATGTgattttgaaccacattattattagcctATTATGAAATTAAACTCATCCATTCCttattagtgtaaataataacgtttgtttctgaaagaaaaaaatattattgtaaTTTGGGATCCTTTGAATAAAAATGAAGCTAAAATATTCctgcaaataaaaaatgtgatatGCAAGGAAAAGCTAGTGGTAGCTGACTGTGAAACGGAGCTATCGGTGGAAacaagcaaaataaaaaaaggaaaaatgagagcgaccaaaaataattaaaaacgtCTGTCGTTAACATGCTCTTATATTTATCAAGAGTAAACTGCCGTTTAACTccatgaattattattttaatgaaattaactctttgaattatttttttagtaataTAACTTCTTAAACTATtaataattagttaattaattctTATCTGATtagataaaatttaattcaCTTTGTCGTTAAATACTGACACGTGAAAAGCACATGAATCACTATTGAGAGTACATTTATGCCAATAAAATTTTATCGAATCTAACTATATAAGAAgttaattgattgattttaaataatttaaatgatTAATTTACAAAAAACATAATTCAGGCGGTCAATTCGAACTGAGATAATATTTGAGGAGTTGAAATAGCAAATTAccttatattaattaatcagtACAGGTTTGCCTGTTAAGTTTGACTAACAATTATAATTACTCTGTTTAAATGGACCGTATGGTAAATGACAAAGTCTTTTTCCCTTTCTCTTTCATTGAGAGATTTCTACTTTACCAAAAGTAAGAGAAGAAGATTCTCGAACGTAATCGACTAAAAATATCTTCAGTTCTCTGTCTCACCCGTGATGTCAGCATTTGATGAGTatgacaaagaaataaaaagagaattttaacaaaaaaaaaacttccggtattgtttactttaacgaaaaatcatatttttacactaaaaaaaattaatcatattattattcactttaccctttattttgcctctatagttaaaattcaaaatttttaaaccattttcattaattttcttaaataagAACTAGGTAACGAGTTAAAGTGAGATAGAGATAGAGATATAACCGTCCACGAATCTTGTTTCTATGCaccttgttttcttttgctAAAGATTTGCTAAAGATATACCAACTTTTTCATTCTCTGGTTCGTGGgagggagtaggattctcttccctctTGTTCTCATCCCCTTTCCTCCCCTCATCttacacattattttttttgtcttattatctctataaaaaaaataatacaagacgttgacgtggcttaaccgtgaccatttAAATAAGAAGGGAGGGAAGGGGTGAGAGATTAGGtggggagagaatcctcctcccatGGGCTCTCCGAATCCCTTCCCCCTAATTCACCCAATCAGGAAATCTGTgccattgaaaattgatcaaacggctaaagttattataacatTTAAAGTTGACCCCTATTTGTAGCAgatgaatcaaatttcaattgtaCGAATTCCTGATTGGGTGGATTATGAGAAGGGGATCCGGCCCAAAGATAACATTACATCCAAACTGTAGTAATGTTTCAAACTCTTACATGCATTATGCATACAAGATGAATCCTACTCTCCAAGAACAATCTAATTTCAATTAGAAGTTTCCAAAGGCGAGCGCCAACGGAACATGGGCTGTCATACGGCCGCCATTCCATTCCTTGACCAAATAGTTCCACTGTTTAAGGAAGTAGTACGTCGCGTTCAATCTCGCCTTCTGTGCTTGTCCCTCCTGGATTCTGAACGTTCCTTCTCAGAGGAGTCTCTGCTTCGACGTTTATGATGCTTCGAGTGTTTTCTGCTACCACTGCTCTTTTCTCGAGAGGATCCTTTCTTCTTCCCCTTAGACCTAGAACGGTGACGGTCCTGATGATCGCTGCATGAATCGCTATCTGAATCGCTGTGTCTATGCCGATGTCCCCTAGAGCACTTTCTGCTCCTTTCATCTTCTGATGGTGAACCGCTGCCCACAATGTGGTGCTGCCTTGAGGGTGTTTTGTCCTTCCTATCATCTTGATGTGCTTTTCGGAATATAATCTTGTCAAACTGATTCCCCAAAGCACCCGTCTCTGCGCTTTTGCTATTACTTCTCGCTGAATTACCTGTCAAGTTACCATTGAAAGGTTCAGCAATGTCACGCGGAGCCTCTTGAGAAATTTCTGGTCTGCGTGGAATCTCATGAGTGGACGGCGGCTTATTATCAACTGGCAGGATACTGGAATATCCTGAACCGGCTCCTTTGGGAGGCGAAGAAGTTCTGGCTTTGTTCGTTGATGAGGGCAGCTCAGGGGGAACCTCTAGGCCTAGTTCTTTTCCTAAGGATTCCAAAAAGTCGCCTGCGATCAAACGGTTTAATGTTGTAGTGGCTGCTTCAACCTTCTTCTCTGGATTACCAACCCCGTTGGAAACAGAGGTATCCTCAGCATCATCCTCGTCATCAGAAAATATAGCCTGCACACAAATGAAGTCATATGTTACGTCTAGCGTATGCATGTAAAAACAAATCACTGAATTTTGTGTTTAAAGCACCTTGTAAAGGTCAACTGGCCTCTCGACGTTTTCAACTTCAACCTCAACTGCGCCTTCCTCGTCAACTACATCTTTGCTTTTTCCTTGGGCATTAGATTGAACAACAGGGATGTAGTCCCTCTTTACAATTACAGTTTCTTCTGCTTTTGTGTCTTTTCCAGAATCTGATGTAAAAATCAGAGTTTCCATTTTGCTCTTCATCCGTGGAGCTGGTGGTGGCTGCATGCGACAGTATCATATGTTTAAGGTATGGTGATAAGAAAaatgttgagagagagaggagttaTAGAGAAGAGTATTCAACTGTACCTTCCCCATGAAAGGATCGATGAGATCAAAACGTTTGCATAAAATAGGTGAAGGACGCCACTGATATTCTGTGCGTTTTATGCGAACTTCCTTTTTTATCGAATTTTCAGTTTGAGTATCTTTGGCTTGCTGttttcaaaaattaagaaaccaaataattaattatataaagaATATGAGTATACATTTACAAAACCAAAATCTGAAAAAGCACCAGCAGAACATACCGCTGATCCCCCAGGAGTAAACTGCATCGCTCCAGCGGATAAAAAATCCATGAACTGTGATGTGGAGAGTTTGCTTTCTTTACTCCACTTCCCTTTCTGTATTGCATCAGCTGCAGCCTCAAAGTCTAATCTCTCACGAGCACGAACTGCTTCTGACATATGACTAGCTCCACCAGACTCGGTAGATCGAAGTCCTCCTTGGTATTTCTCCTTGAGAAACCGCTCAAACCTTTCTTGCTTTGCAGGATCATCGTTGAAGGGTTTTGCAACTTCCAGCATCTCACCCTACATTCAACACATAAAACAAAGTGAGAAAATCTAAAACTTTCCTTGAGCAACACAAACTACCCATttctttcattcattcataaaaatatgaaaaactatggGTAGCTAAGGCAATGCTTAAGTAAACCAAGGACATTACAATCTGGATTCGCAAAAAACTTGGATACATAAAACATTTGAGAAAGCAGGCAAGCAAGATGTATTGTACTCACATCTAATGCAGGTTTAGTAAATGTATCTGAAAGGTTGTACTGAAGCTGAATGGCCTCTTCAGAAGCAACAGATGAACTTGACTCTTTGGAGCTTCGTTCCAAAGCCCTTTCCCCTAAAATTTTTCCACGGCTCTCTGCTGTCATCTTCTGCTTTCGTGGAGACAATTTACCATCCAATATCTCCTTGGTGTGATTGCCTCGCTTTTGCCGCTCCTCCCACAGTTTCCTTGCATAATAATCATGCCCATTCCCTCCAACTAGAAAACTAAACAAGGGATTTGACTGATTTTTCTCTCTAGAGAGATCCTCAAATAATTTACCACATCGAGCTACTAAAGTTGCGACCCCGTCAATTAAGAGTTTCAGATTACTATCCTCTGGAGGAGAGACTTCTGTGGGACCAGGATCTCCAAGCTTGCACCCACTATCAAGAGGCCCAGAAAATTTATGGTTGGGTACAAAATCTTTTGGTACTACAGGAGGATCAAATCTGGAACAAATCCCAGAGTAATAGTTAGCACATATGTAGTCAGAAATGAACAAGCGGAAGGATCACTCTTTTCTGCATACTCACATGCATATAAAACTAAAACCTCGGATTACCTCTCATGTTGGTAGTCCGAATTAGATGCAAGTCTAAATCCAGAGAGACCACCTGGTTCCTTTCGAACGTACTTTTGCTTGCTATCCATGATTGATCTTGAAGGCTCATCATCAATATCTTCAACATAAGTTTCCTCAAATCCATAACCTGAACGAGAAGTAAAATTGCAAAAACTTGAGCATTATAACGaataatatttaaacaaaaagttaatcTGGTTAGCACAAAATGAATCTGACTAACAGGTCTAATCACTATTGAACTATACCCCTTTACCCAGTAAATCACAAGCTGTAAGATATATCATGCAAAACGAAGAAAAATAATGCAATGGAGCAATCTGTGGTCCGAATGAAGGAGAAGGGAAAGCATAGATTAAATTAATCACATCTTCAGTAGTTTCTCCCAGAAAACATAACAGGAAAAGACCagcaccaaaaacacaaagcgaTTCTATGCAATGACTCTATAATAGCTATAATTACTGCAAAGATTGATTATTCGTTACAATAACACTAACCAGAATTATAAACATCCTCATCTTCAGCATCAAGTTCTTCAAGTGCTCCAATTCCAAAACCAGGAGCAAACGTTCCTGCTAATGAATAACAAGATAAATCAATCATAAGTTGAGAAACCAATCCGTGCAATCAAATAAAAGCAATAAGAGGACAATACCTATAAAGCACGGATACCGTTATGGCAACGATACAATACTACACGGCAACAtgacaaattattaaaaactaggATATATACGGCATGGACACGacaatttaaattatatattaacaTTTAGTAATTGTTATCATTACTATTGAAAGTATATATTACTAATTTATAAGATACAAGAAAAGCATATTATAGATAATTTATGGTATATTTACAGATATATAGGAGACCAAACAAATTGGAAAGGAattgcatttaattttttttaacctttacaCGTGTGGTTGTGGTTGGGCTGAGTGGCAGTGGCCACTAACTGACTACAACACATGAAACTGAAACTGTAGCGTTTAGATGTGTGAAAATAAAGAGGATTATGAGATGCTaccgtcttcttcctcgcgatATTCAACAGATCTGCTGATCTGCAATTGCGCAAGAAGGCTATAATTCAGTCCTTCTCAGCCTGATACGTAACCGTATCCCAAATGTTGGACACCCATATCCATTAGTCAAAAGACATATCAGTTCACCCCGATACGTATTGGAGGCGTATTGGTCGCGTATCGTATCCGATTAAGTATGGGATGGGGATACGCGACGACCAAGTTGCCATAATTATGCTTCTTAGGACAGAACCCTATATTATAACACCAAAAGGAATGCTTTTCATCTGGATCATAAATCTTACACTTGAAGCCAAAAAGATTATTGTCATTTGAACGGGCACTTATATATCCAATACCCCTATTCTCAGAGAGGCGTGATCTCTTCTTCTCTgaatataaacaataaaaaaatagtggTTAGGAAGCATTAGATTGCTCGTAATCACAGAAATATGACCCAGTTTTCtgtaaaaagaagagaaaatcacTTACCCCTGAACTCAGGCGCATGCTTAAAAGGATCAAAACCTAATCCGTGAAGGTCCTGCTTTGGGTAGATTACATAAACCTGAAGGAAATATGTAAGGCACAGAGAGAATATTACAAATCATAATGATCAAAGAAAATGTTCTCAAGAACTCTTCGAGAAAAAGTGTACTGcctaaaaaagaaatttgaaataCCTAAAGAATAATTTTAACAAGCTCCAAAACTCTGACTTAACTTATGAATTAAACAAATACGCAATAGAATTATCCATTACGGTCCAAATACTGAatcaagaaataaaacaaaaccaaatgaaTGACTGacatagaaaagaaaatttactTACAGGTGTGCTTTGAGAAGATTGAATATCATCACTAGCAGGCAGCTCAATATGATCCTCCATGTCACCATGAACAGGCTCAGAGTCAGCAAGCTGTGTTTTTGCACCACTGGAAGAAAATGCTAAAAATGCTTTTCGCGCTTCCCTTCGAGCATCTGTACAAAGGACATGAAAAAGTTTAAGACTGTAAGTAATGAAAGAAAGACCTTAATCAAGAGCAATCAGATGAAACTGTATGTATTCTGGTAGTCCCGCACATGCTACATGTATTCTAGGTATGCCAAATCTAAATTTATAGCAAAGAACCTCACACTAATGTTCTAAATTCCAagtcataaaataaataatacttgCACATCAACCCATACAAGAATAGTTGATTTCAGAACAATTTTGAATTTGCAAGCCACATATACCGTATGATGAATCAATATGTGAATCCTTGATTGAACGACCATGGCGCCATCCCATCTTCAGCAGCAACTTCACACCTAATCAAAAACAGCAAACAGGTATAAAGAGATGTgcaactaataattaaaaaaaaaaaaaaaaaaaactttttgaaCAATCACCGACCCAAATTTTACTGGAACAAACCTATAGAATCTGTGGCTGGAAGAACTAATTCATCAGGAACTGGTCCAGGAATAGCTGATGGCCTAAAATACATGATAAACAAGATATCAACAAGTTAGAAAACAATGCATGACACTATTTTCAAGGACAAggttttaagaaaaatatgtcACGGTTATTaacatataaaaaagaaaatctatgTTAAATATGACAATTAATCTTATTCATTTAACcagaaaaatcattttaaaaatgctATTATTCTACTCTCACCATAAATTTCCAAGAGAAAGTGGGATTAACACTTCAAACAACCTTATACCTGAAGAATTTAATTTTGTTCAGCAATGGTATGAAAGCATTACAACTCTCTAGAACCTAAAGGTTAGGGTACAGTGTACAACAAGGGGTAGCATTCAGAACCTTATCATTTTCATCCAAATGACTAACTTGTATTATCAACTTGGTTATTGATTCAACTAGAATTGCAATTGACCAACACCCTAACCTTTTCTGTTGTTCCTTCTCAGCTTGTTTACGAGCAAGTTCAGTAGCTGTAGATCCAAATGTATCAAACTGCATAGACGTCCCCAAAGATTGGCCTTCAAGTTCCTAAATGTTAAGAAGAAGAATCAGAAAACTGATTTAATTCTAAAGTAAAATCATTGGCAGTAGTCCTcatcatctagaagaactccATGGTCATCGGATATGATATCTATAAGAACTCAACAACATAAATATACTATCATTTTTCAAGAGCTAGAGAACAGTCAacattagaaaagaaaaaaaaaatactctatTTCCTACTTTTAATCTAGTTTTGGCTAGATGAGAATTTTCATATAATTGAAACTAACCATTGCAAAAGGTTGTATGGTTTTCCAACCAATAGGTTTTCACTCCCTTCGTTGTAAAGTTTATATTAGATAACTACAATAACTAAACATCAAATAAGCATAAACATACATAATTTACCAATTCTAAAAGGCGATGATTCCAACATTGACAGTTTGCAATATATTCCCAAAGTTGAAGAATGTAAATGAAATAGGTGTAATAGGTTAAAGCCAAGATCAAACTTACAGCTCTTTCATCTTCATCTAAAAAGTTCATAATGTCCTGCCGTTTGACTTCAGCTCTGTTCTTCCGCGATGACACAAAAGTCTGCGGTGTCCACCCTGCACGTTTGTTTCAGATGGCTTAAACCATTAGCTACCCTCGAATATTCTTAAGAAAAGGAATCACACATTTCTAGTTCAAAGGAAAGTGAGAAGATACCTTCTTTTGAGCCGACTGTATTGTAATAGCCGGCAGAAAACCCTCCACTAAATGCACCATGAAatctccttctcccttcttcaTCTCTAACCTGGAGACACAAAAGtcaacagaaaagtaaacccaGACCGTTCATTTAAACATCAATCAGTGAGCAGCacaattgaaatttaatcaaagCTTTAATGTCATGCATAATAAACTTTGTTtgataaagaaaacaaaaccggCATCCCACATTAATCACTCAGCATAATTTTGCTATACAAGTTTGGCCAACTATCAACTTccatgttaaaattcaaaatggaAATCAACCCATTTCAATCTGCACCCAGTTCACCCAAACCAAGTCCgcattttcaaattccttttcaAACTTTCTCATCAACCAAACACATTACTACAACTACCAATTGCAAACTCTCTCTGATCACATTTCCCTATAAACCCAATCCTCCAATTACATACAACTTCTACGCTCAACACAACTGACATTAAAACTCAATTACCACACTCCACTAATTAACACTGAAATTTCTCCATTGTTTCTACTTTCTCGAGCTTTCTCAGGAACCAAACAAAAGATAAGAGAACATACGTACCTCTTGCTTCCAAGGAACTAGAGTACGCAAGTTACCAGAGGCCTCAGCAACGGACTTCTTCTTGCGACTGGTTAAATCTTCCTCCCGCTCAATCGGTGTTCCGTAGAACACGAAATCGTCTTCGTCTGAAGCCATTGCGTGATTAACTTCTTAATATCTTGAAGATTGAGAAGAAGCTGGgtaatcaaaattaattgagGATTAGGGTTTCGTCAAGAGTGATGACTGCAGGGCGAGCCGGCGCGGCAAAGCCCTCCTTCGAGCAGAGACAGGAGGGAGGAGAGCGAGAGGTATAAAAAAGCCAGAGAACGTAGTCGTAACTTGTATTACTGGACcgggaaaaaaaatgtaatttggGTTGGGTTGCTGGGTCGAATGGGCTCGGCAGTCGACCCACTAGAGTGTGGATCCGACCACTTTGGGCTGCCAGCCCAGATTAATTTGGTCTGGGCTgacataacaaaataaaattaaagcgAAGCCCACTACGAAAAGTATTTATACGTTTCCAacatttttttgggttggaAAAATGTAGTATTAATTAcctttttagattttttattttagtacatcgatatttttacattaaaggaATAAAAGGTTCGGCTAAGCTAAACAATAGGTAGCATAATCTAGTATCGAATTTGctatccacgagattcaaacctaagacctctcactttcaagtgaagatgaatactatcagagcgtagtactgagtgacttTAATTATCCTAAATTAGATTGCAAAGATGAGTTCATTTTAATTGTACTAAACCACAAACATTCAAAAGGTGTCGTTTAgtagtattcattttcatttaaaaatgagaggttttaagttagAACTTCGTGAAcaacaaattcaataaaaaattagattACACATTGTGCGGTTTAACCaaactttttctcttttaatgtaaaaatatattaatgtactaaaaaaaaaatctctaagattgttaaatttaaaatttaaaaatttaaaaaaattaaaaaaaaaagaaaaaaaaagactactttgcaaataaaaaatacacACACTCTCATTGGTTCTTTCCAAACGCGCCAAAAGGCCATTGGCTCCTTTCCATGGAAGATGAGAGACAAGACCCTATCACTAACAAAACCCAACAATCCAAAAAACGACCACGCGTCCCCATTCCGCGTGCGCAGCACCCGCCAACCGCTCACCCCGCGAAACGCACGGCCGTCGAAAACTCCTCAACGACGCGCGTGGTGGACTCGTAAATCAACGCGCTTTTGGGGGAGAATTGTTTCGTTTGCCCTAATCGCCTGCGAGCGAGATCTGGCTCTCTTATCCTGAAGAACTCAACCCCCTTCCCCTGATAAATCCATATATTCAACACCATGTCTCCCTTCCGAATCGTGATCTTCCTGCAACTCGGATCTTCGTCGATCGGTTGATTCATTCGTCGTCTACGCGGTCAGATTCGCGCTTGCTCGCTCTCCGATTCAACTCGGTTATCAGGTGAGTCATCTCGGTTCTGCTGGAAT
Coding sequences:
- the LOC137712857 gene encoding G patch domain-containing protein TGH-like produces the protein MASDEDDFVFYGTPIEREEDLTSRKKKSVAEASGNLRTLVPWKQEVRDEEGRRRFHGAFSGGFSAGYYNTVGSKEGWTPQTFVSSRKNRAEVKRQDIMNFLDEDERAELEGQSLGTSMQFDTFGSTATELARKQAEKEQQKRPSAIPGPVPDELVLPATDSIGVKLLLKMGWRHGRSIKDSHIDSSYDARREARKAFLAFSSSGAKTQLADSEPVHGDMEDHIELPASDDIQSSQSTPVYVIYPKQDLHGLGFDPFKHAPEFREKKRSRLSENRGIGYISARSNDNNLFGFKSGTFAPGFGIGALEELDAEDEDVYNSGYGFEETYVEDIDDEPSRSIMDSKQKYVRKEPGGLSGFRLASNSDYQHERFDPPVVPKDFVPNHKFSGPLDSGCKLGDPGPTEVSPPEDSNLKLLIDGVATLVARCGKLFEDLSREKNQSNPLFSFLVGGNGHDYYARKLWEERQKRGNHTKEILDGKLSPRKQKMTAESRGKILGERALERSSKESSSSVASEEAIQLQYNLSDTFTKPALDGEMLEVAKPFNDDPAKQERFERFLKEKYQGGLRSTESGGASHMSEAVRARERLDFEAAADAIQKGKWSKESKLSTSQFMDFLSAGAMQFTPGGSAQAKDTQTENSIKKEVRIKRTEYQWRPSPILCKRFDLIDPFMGKPPPAPRMKSKMETLIFTSDSGKDTKAEETVIVKRDYIPVVQSNAQGKSKDVVDEEGAVEVEVENVERPVDLYKAIFSDDEDDAEDTSVSNGVGNPEKKVEAATTTLNRLIAGDFLESLGKELGLEVPPELPSSTNKARTSSPPKGAGSGYSSILPVDNKPPSTHEIPRRPEISQEAPRDIAEPFNGNLTGNSARSNSKSAETGALGNQFDKIIFRKAHQDDRKDKTPSRQHHIVGSGSPSEDERSRKCSRGHRHRHSDSDSDSCSDHQDRHRSRSKGKKKGSSREKSSGSRKHSKHHKRRSRDSSEKERSESRRDKHRRRD